From the Syntrophobacterales bacterium genome, one window contains:
- the rnr gene encoding ribonuclease R, which translates to MRKAVATILSKDGLLRIFKHEKRPLRFEDLQKAFDLSKNDKKPMRNLLREMIREGLIVRLKNNRFGIPQEMNLRTGTLWCTRSGNGFVVPDKEGERDIFVSSRYIKDAFHGDKVVVRVEHAARGRKEGKIIKVTERKLHNVVGFMKIHKNVAFLVPEDERISRNFLISGTGVKKLKDGDLAAARITSFPDGGREPECRITKVFSDLSTLESISQFVEYKHNLPMRFRKGTESDAEKIDPLVPADGRLDLRDTAHVTIDGEFAKDFDDAVYVEKGRKGYTLYVSIADVSHYVEKDSRLDREAYERGTSIYFPGKVLPMLPKALSNGTCSLKPDEDRLTVTAVIQFTRSGDVSGTAFHKSIIRSAARLTYRQVEDAIVKKDRKARSAIRPLIPMLARMADLARLIAGRREEKGSLDFDLPEPEVLLDIEGGIKDILRTERLFSHRIIEEFMIAANEAVARFLSESAAPAVYRIHEPPEKEKLRDLEKLLDTFAIPHRGNIKDIKTLKAVLDTVKDKEYEFLINRVLLRSMKQARYSTINKGHFGLASDCYLHFTSPIRRYPDLICHRALKGVLTGGLKYKTEKELDPAAVHLSERERIAMDAERELEDRIKVLFMKDKIGEEYEGIITHITSYGIFVEPFDVFVEGIALLSELYDDYYLFQEDKYRLIGRRTKKVYRIGDRVRIKVVLADVEKNLLHFAFVR; encoded by the coding sequence ATGAGAAAGGCGGTGGCTACCATCTTAAGTAAAGACGGACTTCTCCGAATATTCAAACATGAAAAAAGGCCCCTTAGATTTGAAGATCTCCAGAAGGCTTTCGATCTCTCAAAGAATGACAAAAAACCCATGAGAAATCTTCTTAGGGAGATGATACGAGAAGGACTCATTGTCAGGCTCAAGAATAACCGGTTCGGTATCCCCCAGGAGATGAACCTTCGAACCGGCACTCTGTGGTGTACCAGGAGTGGAAATGGCTTTGTTGTGCCTGACAAGGAAGGCGAGAGAGACATCTTTGTCTCGTCGCGGTACATCAAGGATGCGTTCCACGGCGACAAGGTAGTGGTAAGAGTGGAACATGCCGCACGGGGCAGAAAAGAAGGGAAAATTATTAAGGTAACGGAGCGAAAACTGCACAATGTTGTAGGGTTCATGAAGATACACAAGAATGTCGCTTTTCTCGTCCCCGAAGACGAACGAATTTCCCGCAATTTTCTTATAAGCGGCACGGGTGTGAAAAAACTGAAAGACGGAGATCTGGCCGCTGCCCGCATAACGAGTTTTCCTGACGGAGGAAGGGAACCAGAGTGTAGGATCACAAAAGTCTTTTCTGACCTTTCAACCCTTGAATCCATATCCCAGTTTGTGGAATACAAACATAACCTGCCTATGAGGTTCAGAAAAGGTACTGAAAGCGATGCGGAGAAGATTGATCCTCTTGTGCCGGCGGATGGCCGGTTAGACCTTAGAGACACAGCACACGTCACTATCGACGGCGAATTCGCGAAAGACTTTGATGACGCGGTCTATGTGGAAAAGGGCAGAAAAGGCTACACTCTTTATGTTTCCATCGCCGACGTATCTCATTATGTTGAAAAGGATTCGCGTCTGGACCGGGAAGCCTACGAGCGAGGCACCAGCATCTATTTTCCCGGAAAGGTCCTTCCTATGCTCCCCAAGGCGTTGTCGAACGGGACATGCAGTCTCAAGCCTGACGAGGACAGGCTCACCGTCACGGCGGTAATTCAATTTACCAGGAGCGGCGATGTTTCAGGGACCGCCTTTCATAAATCAATCATAAGGAGCGCCGCCCGCCTCACATATAGACAGGTGGAAGACGCCATTGTCAAGAAAGACAGGAAGGCGCGGAGCGCGATAAGACCGTTGATTCCCATGCTCGCCCGCATGGCAGACCTTGCGCGACTCATCGCCGGCAGAAGAGAAGAGAAGGGGAGCCTTGACTTTGACCTTCCCGAACCGGAGGTATTGCTCGACATCGAAGGGGGCATAAAAGACATATTAAGGACGGAAAGGCTATTTTCGCACAGGATTATTGAGGAGTTCATGATTGCCGCCAATGAGGCCGTAGCGAGATTCCTGTCGGAAAGTGCAGCTCCAGCAGTATACAGAATACATGAACCGCCCGAAAAAGAGAAACTGAGAGACCTGGAGAAACTCCTTGATACCTTTGCAATTCCACACAGAGGAAACATAAAAGATATAAAGACCCTCAAGGCGGTTCTGGATACCGTAAAAGACAAGGAATACGAATTTCTCATAAACAGAGTTCTCTTAAGGTCCATGAAGCAGGCGCGATACTCCACCATTAACAAGGGGCATTTCGGGCTCGCCTCGGATTGCTACCTTCATTTTACTTCCCCTATTCGCCGATACCCTGATCTGATCTGCCACAGAGCTTTGAAGGGTGTCCTAACCGGGGGTCTGAAGTACAAAACTGAGAAAGAACTCGACCCGGCAGCCGTTCACCTCTCGGAAAGAGAGCGGATTGCCATGGATGCCGAGAGAGAACTTGAAGACAGGATCAAGGTTCTGTTCATGAAGGACAAGATAGGTGAGGAATATGAGGGTATAATTACCCACATTACCTCCTACGGCATCTTTGTCGAGCCTTTTGATGTCTTTGTCGAGGGGATTGCGCTTCTTTCCGAGCTTTATGACGACTACTACCTCTTTCAGGAGGACAAATACCGGCTAATCGGCAGGCGGACAAAAAAGGTCTACCGCATTGGCGACAGGGTAAGGATCAAGGTTGTTCTCGCTGATGTGGAAAAAAATCTGCTCCACTTCGCGTTTGTCCGCTGA
- a CDS encoding phosphopantetheine-binding protein, which produces MTDEKIIEIINASLAEEFELDSDKMVPEAVLYDDLGLDSLDKVDTVIVLENTFKIKIREQEAIREIKTLGDIHRFVINKIMNLSNPQDAETRN; this is translated from the coding sequence ATGACCGATGAAAAAATAATAGAGATTATAAATGCCTCCCTTGCGGAGGAGTTTGAGTTGGATTCGGATAAGATGGTCCCAGAGGCCGTTCTCTACGATGACCTCGGACTTGACAGTCTCGACAAAGTTGACACGGTCATCGTACTGGAAAACACCTTCAAGATCAAAATACGCGAGCAGGAGGCTATTCGGGAGATAAAGACCCTTGGCGACATACATCGGTTTGTGATTAATAAAATCATGAATTTGAGTAATCCTCAAGACGCAGAAACCAGGAACTGA
- a CDS encoding beta-ketoacyl-ACP synthase (FabB; beta-ketoacyl-ACP synthase I, KASI; catalyzes a condensation reaction in fatty acid biosynthesis: addition of an acyl acceptor of two carbons from malonyl-ACP; required for the elongation of short-chain unsaturated acyl-ACP), whose amino-acid sequence MGMRRVVVTGMGAVSPFGPGADCLMDGLMTSKSAVRAVPELSLIGGMRTAVAATAINVDPKEIPRKFRRSMSNMSIFATLACREACEMGHIGEAQYSSGMMGLSIGSTVGSPTATYDFYKDFIPNNSIEATRATFFFQIMNHSCASNVAQALGITGRMFAPSSACSTGNQAIGYGFEMISFGRQDMMLCGGADEFHPLSAATFDIINAASIRYNDRPHMTPRPFDMDRDGVVCAEGSGILLLESLDSALRRDVPILAEVIGFATVSDPTNIADPHADSIEECIRKALLDAGIEPHEVGYVNAHATGTVLGDVAESRAIAKVFGNRTPVSSLKGHLGHTMAASGALEAIATIEMMNRNCLIPTLNLDNVDPLCKDLAHIRQLEDARIDTAIKNNFALGGVNTCTVLRRYAHDR is encoded by the coding sequence ATGGGCATGAGGAGAGTCGTCGTTACGGGAATGGGCGCTGTATCGCCTTTTGGACCTGGGGCAGACTGTCTTATGGACGGGCTTATGACGTCAAAGAGCGCGGTAAGAGCCGTCCCTGAACTCTCCCTTATAGGAGGCATGAGAACTGCGGTCGCGGCAACGGCAATCAACGTGGATCCCAAAGAAATTCCCAGGAAGTTCAGACGATCCATGTCAAATATGTCCATTTTTGCCACCCTGGCTTGCCGAGAGGCGTGCGAAATGGGACATATCGGAGAAGCGCAGTATTCGAGTGGTATGATGGGCCTGTCTATCGGCTCTACCGTCGGGAGTCCAACTGCTACCTATGACTTCTACAAGGATTTTATTCCGAACAATAGTATCGAGGCCACGAGAGCGACATTTTTTTTTCAGATTATGAATCATTCCTGCGCGTCCAATGTAGCCCAGGCATTGGGGATTACTGGCAGGATGTTCGCTCCTTCTTCAGCCTGTTCAACGGGCAACCAGGCAATAGGGTACGGTTTCGAAATGATCTCCTTTGGACGACAGGATATGATGCTTTGCGGAGGGGCTGACGAGTTCCATCCCCTTTCTGCCGCCACCTTTGATATCATTAATGCGGCTTCAATCAGGTATAATGATCGTCCGCATATGACCCCTCGTCCTTTTGATATGGATAGAGACGGGGTAGTCTGCGCTGAGGGTTCCGGTATCCTTCTTCTGGAATCACTGGATTCAGCCCTGCGAAGAGATGTTCCCATTCTTGCGGAGGTGATTGGATTTGCCACAGTTTCAGACCCTACCAACATAGCGGATCCCCATGCCGACTCTATAGAGGAATGTATCAGGAAAGCCCTCCTTGATGCGGGCATTGAGCCTCATGAAGTGGGCTACGTTAATGCCCATGCCACGGGCACGGTGTTGGGAGATGTTGCGGAGAGCCGGGCAATTGCAAAAGTATTTGGAAACCGGACCCCGGTAAGCAGTCTCAAAGGCCATCTCGGTCATACCATGGCGGCGTCGGGGGCGTTGGAGGCGATAGCTACAATCGAAATGATGAACCGTAATTGTCTTATCCCCACACTTAATCTGGATAATGTCGATCCTCTTTGCAAAGACTTGGCCCATATCAGACAATTGGAGGATGCAAGAATAGATACGGCAATCAAGAATAATTTCGCGCTGGGTGGCGTAAATACCTGCACGGTACTGAGGAGGTATGCACATGACCGATGA
- a CDS encoding DUF493 domain-containing protein yields MGVTGTNSGEVFQFPLSYPLKVVGKNTNEFYATVNSIIEKHLEANEEVTCRTRTSSGGEYLSVTATFNARSKTQLDAIYQELNNHELVIMTL; encoded by the coding sequence ATGGGTGTTACTGGAACAAACAGTGGCGAAGTGTTTCAATTTCCTCTCTCGTATCCCCTTAAGGTAGTAGGGAAAAATACGAATGAATTTTACGCGACTGTAAATTCTATCATCGAAAAGCATCTGGAGGCGAACGAAGAAGTCACATGTCGCACCAGGACCAGCTCCGGGGGAGAATATCTGTCCGTCACGGCTACGTTTAACGCCCGGAGCAAAACGCAGCTTGATGCCATATATCAGGAACTCAATAACCATGAACTTGTGATAATGACTCTATAG
- a CDS encoding class I SAM-dependent methyltransferase, with protein MADRLTAIQNYFEKRVKCYLEAYSTKRLSSLTDAIYRFGWYSLRFIFRRTMRHLAVIQPQSVLDIGCGCGVYSLEIARRGAMVTALDICRGMIDATESLLKQNGLQDRVTTICANYLDWSKGVTHEYDLILAIGLFDYVHDAGHYLTSFRRITKGAIITFPADYALSSLAQLSYRSHGIQGYFYTKQQIEELLLSAGFKIVHFSKLFPGTYMVHAVCAL; from the coding sequence TTGGCTGATCGTTTAACGGCGATTCAGAACTATTTTGAAAAACGGGTAAAGTGTTACCTTGAGGCCTATTCCACAAAAAGGCTTTCCAGCCTCACTGATGCGATTTACCGGTTCGGGTGGTATTCTCTGCGCTTCATTTTTCGGCGTACCATGCGCCATCTGGCAGTGATTCAACCTCAAAGTGTCCTTGACATAGGGTGTGGTTGCGGCGTCTATTCATTGGAGATTGCGAGAAGAGGAGCTATGGTTACCGCTTTAGACATCTGTCGGGGAATGATTGATGCCACGGAAAGCCTTTTAAAACAGAATGGCCTTCAAGACCGAGTAACGACCATATGCGCGAACTACCTTGATTGGTCCAAGGGAGTGACCCATGAATATGATTTGATTCTCGCCATCGGGCTTTTTGATTATGTGCATGATGCTGGTCATTACCTGACCTCATTTCGGAGGATTACCAAAGGAGCTATTATTACCTTCCCTGCCGATTATGCGCTCTCATCGCTGGCCCAGCTAAGCTATCGGAGCCATGGGATTCAAGGCTATTTCTACACTAAACAACAGATTGAGGAACTTCTGCTTTCAGCTGGTTTTAAGATAGTCCATTTTTCGAAGCTTTTTCCCGGCACTTACATGGTGCACGCGGTGTGTGCTTTGTGA
- the fabG gene encoding 3-oxoacyl-ACP reductase FabG, with translation MEDRRIALVTGGSRGIGAAIVHFLACDGFDIWLNYRSDHDAALKVARGVEEKGRTCVLLPFDVSDPEDVEKHLKPLLEKETPYALINNAGFKKDAILAWMADSEWKDVVSVSLNGFFLVTKPVVNGMLRKKKGRIVNIVSASGQSGIAGQTNYSAAKAGLIGATKALAAEVARKNVLVNAVSPGFIETEMVKDLPKEMILPMIPMGRFGTPAEVAAVVGFLCSEKASYITGQVVSVNGGAYR, from the coding sequence ATGGAAGATCGAAGAATTGCGCTGGTAACCGGAGGAAGCAGAGGGATAGGGGCAGCAATTGTCCACTTCCTGGCATGCGACGGCTTTGATATCTGGCTTAATTACAGGAGTGACCATGATGCGGCATTAAAGGTCGCTCGTGGAGTGGAGGAAAAAGGGAGAACATGCGTCCTGCTGCCCTTTGATGTCTCCGATCCCGAAGACGTAGAAAAACACTTAAAACCTTTGCTGGAAAAGGAGACGCCTTACGCACTAATCAATAACGCAGGATTTAAGAAGGACGCAATCCTCGCCTGGATGGCTGATTCGGAATGGAAAGATGTGGTTTCTGTGAGTCTCAATGGATTCTTTCTTGTCACCAAGCCAGTGGTAAACGGTATGCTGAGGAAAAAGAAGGGACGTATTGTGAATATCGTCTCTGCCTCGGGACAAAGCGGCATTGCGGGTCAGACGAATTATTCAGCCGCAAAAGCGGGTCTTATCGGCGCCACCAAGGCCCTTGCGGCGGAAGTGGCGAGAAAAAATGTCCTTGTAAATGCGGTTTCCCCAGGCTTCATTGAGACTGAGATGGTCAAAGATCTCCCGAAGGAAATGATCTTGCCTATGATTCCCATGGGGCGCTTCGGGACACCCGCCGAAGTAGCGGCTGTGGTCGGTTTTTTGTGTTCTGAAAAGGCATCATACATTACGGGGCAGGTCGTTTCCGTAAACGGCGGCGCGTACCGGTGA
- a CDS encoding polysaccharide deacetylase family protein translates to MERLQVINALCFDIDDLAHGLNVRNGSRLKSNYLVEKETYSLLESLEVMRISATMFVPGYVAARFPRLVREFVRKGHEVASHGYTHIVPARLERKGFREDVLKGKKILEDILSVEVNVYKAPEWGITAKTPWAYDELIAVGYKVDHTAQPALLRFLGRRDDDMKPFIYKDSLTVIPVTSCNLAGHSVPFSGGFFCAYVPAIIQAAHYRRLNRRGMAFNYYCHPFEIYPAGFNRHAWRYGSVQAAFYGAHFGIYRHHVSYLAKRFKFAPLRAAYSEYLPHGNVLTAIGQEVS, encoded by the coding sequence GTGGAACGTCTTCAAGTAATAAACGCATTATGTTTTGACATCGACGACTTGGCTCATGGTCTTAATGTGAGGAACGGGTCCCGCCTGAAGAGCAATTACCTCGTAGAAAAAGAGACTTATTCGCTGCTAGAGTCGCTTGAAGTTATGAGGATTTCAGCGACCATGTTCGTTCCAGGATATGTGGCCGCTCGTTTCCCGCGCCTCGTGAGAGAGTTTGTCCGAAAAGGTCACGAAGTCGCTTCCCACGGATACACTCATATAGTACCTGCGCGATTGGAGCGAAAAGGCTTCCGTGAAGATGTCCTGAAGGGCAAAAAGATCTTGGAGGATATTCTTTCGGTCGAAGTAAACGTTTACAAGGCTCCGGAATGGGGTATTACCGCAAAGACCCCTTGGGCTTACGATGAGTTGATCGCGGTAGGTTATAAGGTCGACCATACTGCGCAACCAGCGCTGCTTAGATTTCTCGGGCGTCGCGACGACGACATGAAGCCGTTTATCTACAAAGATTCTTTGACCGTCATTCCGGTGACATCATGCAACCTGGCCGGGCACAGTGTGCCTTTCAGCGGAGGCTTCTTTTGTGCCTACGTTCCAGCTATCATTCAGGCAGCCCATTATCGTCGCCTGAACCGGAGAGGTATGGCTTTCAATTACTATTGTCATCCTTTCGAAATTTATCCTGCCGGGTTCAACCGCCATGCGTGGAGATATGGCTCAGTACAGGCCGCCTTCTATGGGGCGCATTTTGGTATTTACAGACACCATGTATCATATCTTGCCAAACGTTTTAAATTTGCACCGCTCAGAGCCGCATATAGCGAATATCTGCCTCATGGGAACGTTTTGACGGCCATTGGGCAGGAAGTTTCCTGA
- a CDS encoding NAD(P)/FAD-dependent oxidoreductase yields the protein MKYDCAVIGAGVSGMTAALIMAQKGYRTALLEASHKTAPTIRGFRRCGLFFDTGFHYTGGLNDGEPLDVFFRFLGLSGKIETYPLNENGFDIFRCLNPSFEFSFPSGYDRISERLKGVFPKDTQAVDAYLQEVRRIYHSQLYLDLDVSADVAGLATASAGLSLREFLDGVTDNEMLKCVLSMHCLLHGVMPEEVSFTSHACVAGSYYESARGIKGGGLSLAEAFDARLEETGVELFCGTEVTDILLSEERSVKGLRFCDGHILECGICISTIHPLQFLRLVPPSEFRPVYRRRLETLEDTCSAVIVYVESDVPLESLDRRNMLLFPVPCFPDTERDLPVEGKPFFIARAPQEHQGSAKEGYIIICPVPNMGRDSRPAGLYSDDPETYRSYKESVSTKILEHIESSCPEFKGKMTQVDCATPRTLKRYTHSPVGSIYGVKHGINQPSPLPVTKIKNLFLAGQAVTAPGILGAAVSGFLACGSVLGHDRIMEELKGWA from the coding sequence ATGAAATACGATTGCGCAGTTATCGGAGCCGGTGTGTCAGGGATGACCGCAGCCCTTATCATGGCTCAGAAAGGATACAGGACCGCCCTTCTGGAAGCCTCGCATAAGACAGCCCCCACGATCAGGGGATTCAGGCGTTGTGGTCTTTTTTTTGACACAGGCTTCCATTACACCGGGGGCCTGAATGACGGAGAGCCCCTTGATGTGTTTTTTCGATTTCTTGGACTTTCCGGAAAGATTGAAACATATCCTCTGAATGAAAATGGATTCGACATCTTCCGGTGCCTCAATCCTTCCTTCGAGTTTTCCTTCCCTTCGGGATACGACCGGATCAGTGAAAGACTCAAGGGGGTATTCCCGAAGGACACCCAGGCTGTCGACGCATATCTTCAGGAAGTAAGGCGTATATATCATTCCCAGTTATACTTGGATCTTGATGTGAGCGCCGATGTGGCCGGCCTTGCCACAGCCAGTGCCGGGTTGAGTCTGAGGGAGTTCCTTGATGGAGTGACGGACAATGAGATGCTCAAATGCGTCCTGTCCATGCACTGCCTTCTCCACGGTGTCATGCCGGAAGAGGTCTCCTTCACGAGCCATGCCTGCGTCGCCGGGTCTTACTACGAATCGGCAAGAGGCATAAAAGGCGGTGGTTTGAGCCTTGCCGAAGCTTTTGATGCCCGTCTTGAGGAGACAGGGGTAGAGCTGTTTTGCGGAACCGAGGTGACGGACATCCTCCTTTCGGAGGAGCGTTCTGTGAAAGGCCTCCGTTTTTGCGATGGTCATATCCTTGAATGCGGAATATGTATTTCCACGATCCATCCGCTCCAATTCCTTAGGCTTGTTCCGCCATCGGAGTTCCGCCCGGTCTATAGAAGACGACTTGAAACCCTTGAGGACACCTGTTCAGCCGTAATAGTCTACGTGGAATCAGATGTGCCTTTAGAGAGTCTAGACAGAAGGAACATGTTGCTTTTTCCGGTGCCGTGCTTTCCTGATACGGAGCGCGATTTGCCGGTGGAGGGGAAACCGTTTTTTATTGCCAGAGCGCCTCAGGAGCATCAGGGATCGGCAAAGGAAGGATATATCATCATCTGTCCCGTGCCGAATATGGGAAGAGACAGCCGCCCTGCGGGCCTGTACTCCGACGATCCAGAAACATACCGGTCCTATAAGGAGAGTGTAAGTACGAAGATACTTGAACACATCGAATCCTCCTGTCCTGAATTTAAAGGAAAGATGACGCAAGTGGATTGTGCTACGCCTCGGACCCTGAAGAGATACACCCACAGTCCTGTTGGGAGCATATACGGGGTGAAACACGGTATCAACCAGCCAAGCCCTCTTCCTGTGACCAAAATAAAGAATCTTTTTCTCGCGGGACAGGCTGTTACGGCGCCTGGAATCCTCGGTGCGGCGGTTTCCGGTTTCCTTGCCTGCGGGAGTGTGTTGGGTCATGATAGAATCATGGAGGAATTGAAGGGATGGGCATGA
- a CDS encoding outer membrane lipoprotein carrier protein LolA, which translates to MIRNAYLRVLSFIFLSFLCAGLCLAAEAMDEQRPKDTRSAVFERIAAQAAALETISSDFIQEQHVSMLKESIVSSGRFAYERPDRIYWEVIKPSPSGFAVMGDKARRWEGDLGKSEMFDVQKVPVVRAIVEQVFAWARADFQWLEKRYRIVVTERDQTSLKLFPLSSQEKKFISHLNIVFSGDWSHVAAVDIHDKSGDHILITFSRTSLNEPLHKDLFPR; encoded by the coding sequence GTGATTCGTAATGCGTATCTTAGAGTCTTGTCCTTTATTTTTCTATCTTTTTTGTGCGCGGGTCTTTGTCTTGCGGCGGAAGCAATGGATGAGCAGCGGCCTAAGGATACCAGGTCTGCAGTCTTTGAACGTATCGCCGCTCAGGCGGCTGCTCTGGAGACGATCTCGAGTGATTTTATCCAAGAGCAGCATGTGTCCATGTTAAAAGAGTCTATTGTCTCCAGTGGGAGATTTGCCTACGAAAGACCTGACCGTATTTACTGGGAGGTCATCAAGCCGTCGCCTTCCGGGTTTGCGGTCATGGGGGATAAAGCCAGGCGATGGGAGGGAGACCTCGGTAAATCAGAGATGTTTGATGTACAAAAGGTGCCTGTGGTCAGAGCGATCGTAGAACAGGTTTTTGCTTGGGCCCGTGCCGATTTCCAGTGGCTGGAAAAGAGGTACAGGATCGTGGTGACCGAGAGGGATCAAACATCCCTGAAGCTGTTCCCTCTTTCCTCTCAGGAGAAGAAATTTATCTCCCATCTGAATATCGTCTTCTCGGGTGATTGGTCCCATGTGGCCGCAGTGGACATTCATGATAAGAGTGGAGATCATATACTTATCACTTTTTCCCGCACATCCTTGAACGAACCGCTCCATAAGGACCTTTTCCCGCGATAA
- a CDS encoding 1-acyl-sn-glycerol-3-phosphate acyltransferase, producing the protein MDRGMARLGFFSILYSIPMNIIVYPMIVLWTLLGILMLPVFFGIWKVIADWDNSRIMQFFIWIYGKGWVAIMLPFVRFSRTGFTRDLIGSSYVMVINHLSFFDFYCMGYLPFRRIAAAVRSWPFRMPWYAPFMRLAGYLDVESLGPVGSVSVGADILSKGGSVLFYPEGHRSKDGTLQRFFSGAFKLSVETGAKILPLCLTGTDVLLPPGRWWMLPARVCLVALPPIDPGNFAGPLAHIEMRKYTRAVMTEAVQGMRQW; encoded by the coding sequence ATGGACCGTGGGATGGCGAGACTGGGATTTTTTTCTATTCTCTATTCAATCCCTATGAACATCATTGTCTACCCGATGATAGTTCTTTGGACACTCCTCGGAATACTGATGCTCCCTGTTTTTTTTGGTATCTGGAAAGTTATTGCGGATTGGGATAACAGTCGTATCATGCAGTTTTTTATCTGGATTTACGGAAAGGGTTGGGTAGCCATAATGCTGCCTTTTGTGAGGTTCAGCAGGACTGGCTTCACAAGAGACCTGATCGGATCTTCCTATGTTATGGTAATAAACCATCTTTCATTCTTCGATTTTTACTGCATGGGTTATCTTCCGTTCCGTCGCATTGCAGCGGCGGTTCGTTCGTGGCCTTTCAGGATGCCATGGTATGCACCATTTATGCGTCTTGCCGGATATCTTGATGTTGAATCTTTGGGACCGGTGGGGTCAGTTTCAGTGGGCGCGGACATTCTCTCGAAGGGGGGATCCGTCCTTTTCTACCCGGAGGGGCACAGAAGCAAGGATGGAACGCTCCAGCGCTTTTTCTCTGGGGCATTCAAACTCTCCGTGGAAACAGGGGCTAAAATTCTGCCTCTTTGTCTCACTGGAACTGATGTTCTTCTTCCGCCGGGACGGTGGTGGATGCTGCCGGCGAGAGTGTGCCTTGTCGCACTTCCCCCGATAGACCCCGGGAACTTCGCCGGACCTCTCGCCCATATAGAGATGAGAAAGTATACAAGGGCAGTGATGACTGAAGCCGTTCAAGGTATGAGACAATGGTGA
- a CDS encoding beta-ketoacyl-[acyl-carrier-protein] synthase family protein, with translation MYRVAITGIGIISCLGVNIEAVSASLRAGKSGVTVDEKRKELGFRSPMTGAIKDFRPHETLSRKQLKTMPDFAVQAYTAAMDAIAMSGLSLKEIRSAETGLVFGCDSSCLAAIEQARMVLEQGDTMGIGSGFIFRSMTSTVTMNLNTLLKTRGACWSISSACSSGGHAVGQAADLIALGRQERVICGGAQEINWESMCSFDAINAFSTRIDAPQEASRPFDKSRDGLVPGGGAAAILLERYDLAEKRGATILGEVLSYGFSSDGANLSVPSEEGISSAMGKALKNAGLEPSEIDYICAHATSTPLGDAVEASSISTVFGDKKPFVSSTKSMTGHELWMSGASQVVYSTVMAKDGFIAPNANFHEPDDSSAGLNIVRTAIPEPPRMVLCNSAGFGGTNSCLVLKFHA, from the coding sequence ATGTATAGAGTGGCTATAACGGGTATCGGGATCATTTCATGCCTTGGAGTGAATATAGAGGCAGTAAGTGCATCTCTTCGAGCGGGGAAATCGGGCGTCACTGTCGATGAAAAAAGAAAGGAACTGGGGTTTCGCAGCCCCATGACCGGAGCCATAAAGGATTTCAGGCCTCACGAAACACTCTCCAGGAAGCAGTTGAAGACGATGCCTGATTTTGCAGTACAGGCATATACTGCGGCGATGGATGCGATTGCCATGTCGGGCCTCTCCCTCAAGGAGATCAGAAGCGCAGAGACAGGCTTGGTGTTTGGTTGCGATTCAAGCTGTCTCGCGGCCATAGAGCAGGCGAGAATGGTACTTGAACAGGGCGATACGATGGGTATTGGTAGCGGATTCATTTTCCGTTCTATGACCTCGACGGTCACCATGAACCTCAATACGTTGCTCAAAACGAGAGGCGCCTGCTGGTCTATCAGCTCCGCATGTTCAAGCGGGGGTCACGCAGTGGGGCAGGCAGCGGATTTGATTGCCCTGGGGCGGCAGGAGCGGGTGATATGCGGGGGAGCTCAAGAAATCAACTGGGAATCTATGTGCAGTTTTGATGCAATCAATGCCTTCTCGACGAGAATTGACGCGCCCCAAGAGGCGAGCCGGCCTTTTGATAAGAGCAGAGACGGCCTTGTGCCTGGCGGCGGAGCGGCGGCGATACTGCTTGAACGGTATGACCTGGCCGAGAAAAGGGGTGCGACAATTCTAGGCGAAGTGCTCTCTTATGGATTTTCGTCCGATGGTGCCAATCTTTCTGTACCAAGCGAAGAAGGTATTTCATCCGCTATGGGAAAGGCATTGAAAAACGCCGGATTGGAACCGTCTGAGATCGACTATATCTGTGCTCATGCAACCTCGACGCCTCTGGGCGATGCAGTCGAAGCATCTTCTATCTCTACCGTGTTTGGTGACAAGAAACCTTTTGTCTCGTCCACGAAGTCGATGACAGGCCACGAGTTGTGGATGTCGGGGGCATCTCAGGTGGTCTATTCTACGGTTATGGCCAAGGACGGTTTTATCGCCCCGAATGCCAATTTCCATGAACCGGACGATAGTTCTGCGGGATTGAATATTGTCAGGACTGCCATTCCTGAGCCGCCCCGGATGGTGCTCTGCAATTCCGCCGGTTTTGGTGGAACCAACTCTTGCCTGGTCCTGAAATTTCACGCATGA